CTTCCAGATGGACAGTTTCATCCTGAAAGATTCATTAGTCGTGCAGAACTGGCATCAATTTTGGTGAAGGCATTTGGGTTAGATAAAAGAGCCGTTGCCAACCAACCAACTTCGGTTGAAGTTAAAGATGTACCAAGTACTCACCCAGCTTTTAATGATATTCAAACAGTTCTAAAAGCTGGGATTATGAAAGGCTATCGGGACAATATGTTTTTTCCTAATCAAAGGGTGAGTAGGGCAGAAGCCTTCGCCATTATTGCTCAAGCTTATGGAGTGTTTCAGTTTCCTGAGAACACCGTTGCCGAAATTTTAGCCCCCTATCCAGATGCAGCGTCGCTCCCTGATTGGGCAAAAAAATCCTGGGCTACTGCACTAAATTCAGGTTTTGTCAATGTTGATGCACAAAATAACATTTCTCCCTTACAGCCTATGACTCGTGGGGATATGGCTTATGCATTAAGTAAGTATTTGGCAGAACAACAAGCACCATGAATAACACAAATATTCTCCTGGCATCAACTTTCGCTACTTAAAATAATAAATAACGATGAGCAAAGGGTAGCATCTTCTATGACTGTGAATCTCAACCGGATAGATTCCATCAAAGACTATGACGAAGCCATCGAAGCTCTTGAGGAGTATGTTGGAGAAATGGTTGACGAGTTTACTCAATCTCCCGAGGGTAAGGCGTACCTAAAAGCGCATCCCGAAATGGAAGAGTATGTTGGGAGTTGGATCGACAACCTGCTCTACTTTGGCTATGCCTATGAATCTGTCACCCTGCCTCACATGACAAAGAATCATGTAGAGGTGATTGTCACTAGGCTATTTCCGAATAAGGTCTCTTTGCTCAATCCAGATGAGGCAGATACCACAATCCCTGAACTGATTTCATTCTGGCAATTTCTGAAGCGAGAGTACAAACATCCAAACGCTACCAAAATCCTCAAATTCCTTGAGAAAATTCAGCCCAAATTCAAGGGAATTATGAATGATCCAAGTAAGTTTGGGATGGCAAAGTCGTTCTTCACGGCAGGCACGGCAGCAGGCTTTGATATGACAAACGAGGAAGGGCTAAAGGCATTCCAAGAGCAGTATAACCAGAACATTCGAGAATCGACAGCTAACTCCCCCGTTCCACCGGGCTTTGGGATGTTGCTAAGCAATGTTAATTTACAACGCGAGAATCCGCCTGAAGCTACACCGCAGCCAGCGGAGTTACAAGATCTCCTAAACAGCCTAGCAAGTGCGATCGCCCAAAATTCCTCACCGTCGCCGGAGTCACCCAGTGATTCAATTAACAACTTTAGTCAGCAACTTCGAGCTAGTATGTGGCAGTCGGTTGCGGAGGAATTGCAGTCCTTGTCAGAGGAAGCGATCGCTCTCCTAAAGCAACAGACCATTACAGAAACAGAACCAGGAACGATTCTGCAAGATTTCCAAACTCTACTGGATTTTGTGGGTAACGCAGGAATAGCCGTCAGTGGAACGCAACACCTCCTTCCCTTGAAGTCTTTGGCAGATCTAAACCAACGCCTGAGTGAACCAATCCAGACTGATCTCAAGCGTCCTCAACAAAAGTCCTATCCACCCATTAATGGTCTTTATCTCCTCTTACGCGCTTCAGGGGTGGGACAAATTGTTAGCCAAGGCAAAAAGCATTTGCTGGTGCTCAATCCGGAGTTGCTGCAATCTTGGAATAGCCTCAATCCAACAGAACGCTACTTCACACTGTTGGAAGCCTGGTTAATTCGAGCGCACGAAGAGATGGTTGGAGAAAGAAGAAGTTCTTTGAATGAGGGAACTAAATGCATTCAGTATTGGCCCCGGATTCCTGATAAAGGTCAGAAAATCCGCAGCTATGCCGAACAACAATCGTTGAGCTACTGGCCAGAATTGCACAATCTTGCTCTAATGAAATTGTTTGGGCTGCTTCACGTAGAATCTGGCAAACCTGAAGCAGGCAAAGGTTGGCGGGTAAAAACAGTGAAGCAGTTGCCGTTCGGTGATGCGTTAATGCAAGTGATTGTTCGCGCCTTTGTAGAACACGGCATGGAGTGGGGGTCTGAGGAGAATTCATCCGTTTCCTTTGGAGAACTTCAGCCAGCACTACAACCCTACTTTCCAGAGTGGCAGAACACCTTGGCAATACCAGAGCATGAGTTTCGCTCAGGAGTGTATGTCTTTAAGTTATATTTCGGCAAAATCTGGCGGCGAATTGCCATTTCTAGCCAAATGACTCTAGCAGATCTCAGTAGCCTGATTCTGGAGTCAGTCAATTTCGACTCCGATCACCTGGATATGTTTACCTACAAAAATCAGATCGGTCGCACCGTCGAAATTTCTCATCCCTATGCCGATGGTTCTCCCTCCACTACCGAAGTCTGCATTGGCGATCTACCCTTAAGTGAGGGAGCTGCCATGACCTACGTCTTTGACTTTGGAGATTGGTGGGAATTCAATGTGCAGTTAGAGAAAATCCAAAGCGATGATTCCCGAGTCAACTATGGGGCTATCATCGAAAGCTACGGTGCAGTTCCTCCCCAATACCCCGACTGGGACGACACAGATAATGATTAAAGGTTAGTGTGCGGCTAATAGATGCAATTTTGGATAAAAGCTGGTGACAAGCTTTGAACTTGCGACCGGCTGATTACAAAACCAACTTGCGAGTTTCACAATAACGACGGATACTGCTGTGCCCTGATCGCTGGTCTCTCCCTGATTCTAGGGTAGCGATCGCCGGAGCGCATCTTCAACATGGGATCGCCTTGACAAAAGCAACTGTACTCGACCAACCGACAGTTCGATTTAAGAGGGAACGTTCAAACTCGGCACGAACAAGGCTAATTTCTGGCGCTGACAAGTAGCGCGATAGATACTCGACATACGCAGGTCGCTTTGTAAGAGCAGCATTAGCACTAAACCAGCGGTTTAATAGGTCTGACGACACGTAAAGTTGAGTCGGATAATGTTCGAGGGTTATTTTGACTGTTACCCCTACTGCCTTCAGTGCCAAGCGTAAATCTTCCACATCCCAATTCACCATCGGATCGGCGGGATTAGCGTAGATTTCCTCTTCTGCCGCTGCTAAACGCTCGTACAGCTTGGCATCTAACCTAGCAGCATCGAACAAGCGATACAACCGTTGTGTATGGCGAGTCACTGTTTCTGCCAACACCAACACTCCCGACGGTTGCAGCAATTGGAGTAGCTGTTGCACTACTGCTGCCTTGTCAAGTTCGTTAGCCAAAGCGTTGCGTCCGACAATTGAGTCAAAGAATACGTTAGGAGCAATAGATGCTAATTTATTCGGTAACTCAACGAGCGTTGCAGCTACAGTGACGGGACGCATTAAGTGGGGCAACTTCTCTGCCTGTTCTTGGATTGCTTTCGCTTGTTGCTCGTTACGGACGACAGCATACACCCCTCCTTCTGGCGCGTGACGCAGTGCTTCCCAAACGAGTAGACCGCCGCTGGCATTCACATCCAGGATGACATGGTGACGTTGGGGCTGGGCTAACTCAAACACGCGATCGCATATGCTCGCGAGTTGCTCGCCTACTTGGCTCAACGTGCGTTGCAACCACCTTTGGGATTGGCGAGCGCTGGGACTAAAGGTGAGGATTTCGACTGGTGCTATCTGGGAATCTGACACCATTGCTGCCAGTTGAGCTTCCCGTCGCCGCATCACTGCTGCTTGAATTTTGCCTTCAAAGCCTTGGGCTGACGGTTGGTAAAATACCTGTCCTTGCAAGAATGCTGGTAAATACTGCTGCGCTACCCAATGTTCGCGATAAGCATGAGGGTAAAGGTAGCCCGCACCATGTCCGAATCCCTGCCGATCTCGATTACTATCTTTGAGGTGACTTGGTACATCAGCTTCCCTTTCCTTTTCCACTGCTGCCAAAGCATCGAAAAAGCCCATCAAGCTGTTGGATTTTGGTGCAGTTGCTAAGTAGAGCGTCGCCTGGGCTAAATGGTAGCGTCCCTCTGGCATCCCCACGCGATCAAAGGCTTGGGCGCAAGCATTAACGACAACAACTGCATTCGGGTCAGCTAGTCCTACATCCTCGCTCGCCAGGATCGACAATCGACGTAAGATGAAACGCGGGTCTTCCCCCGCATAAACCATGCGTGCTAGCCAATATAATGCTGCATCTGGGTCGGAGCCGCGCACGCTCTTGATGAAAGCGCTAATTGTATCGAAGTGGGCATCTCCCTCTTTATCGTAGAGTACGGCACGCTGCTGAATCGACTCTTCCGCAACGGCTAGGGTGATGTGAACGACTCCCCGACGATCTGGGGATGTAGTTTCTACTGCTAGTTCTAATGCATTGAGCAGAGAACGGGCATCACCATTAGCAACATTGACTAAGTGAGCTAGAGCATCCGGCTCCACCTGGACTTTGAGTTTGCCATAGCCACGCTCTGGGTCGGAGAGTGCTTGTTCGGCAATGCGGTACAAGTCGCGATCGCCCAAGGGTTTGAGTTGGAAAATTCGCGAACGACTGACGAGCGCTTTATTGACTTCAAAGTAAGGATTTTCAGTCGTTGCGCCAATCAGGATAACAGTGCCATTTTCTACCCACGGCAGCAGTGCATCCTGTTGCGACTTGTTAAAGCGGTGAACTTCATCGACAAAAAGGATGGTGCGCTGTTTGTGTTTGGCAGCTCGATCTTGGGCAGTTTCTATCGCTGCCCGAATTTCTTTAATTCCAGCAAGTACGGCATTAATCGTAATGAAGTGAGCGCGAGTAGTATTGGCGATAATTCTTGCCAGAGTAGTTTTTCCGGTTCCAGGCGGTCCGGCAAAAATGACAGAAGATAATTGGTCGGCTTCGATGGCGCGGCGCAGGAGACGACCAGGCGCGATCGCGTGGTCTTGTCCGACGAACTCATCGAGAGTGCGCGGACGCATTCGATCTGCTAACGGTGAGGAGTTTGCTGTTGATTGGCGATCGCTGCTGAATAATTCCATTACTTATGCGCCGATACTCCCGATCCTGTTTGTCCTTAACTTCCCAATATTTATCTATTGTAGTTTTCGCTTTCACTGCAACAAAAGCGATCGCTCTTGTTGCAGCTGGAACAAATGGTGTAGTTGTTGGCTATTCAGATCTGGAAATAGTAGACACTGGTAATTGGATTGTTCTTTAATCTATACAAGTTTGGAAGGGCAATTTAATCCTTTGACAACAGATGTACGACACCACTCAAGGCTTTAGGCTCAAAAACCCGAACTGGATTCAGATAAAAAAAAAGAGCTGGTGACAAGATTTGAACTTGCGACCGGCGGTTTACAAAACCGCTGCTCTACCACTGAGCTACACCAGCACAATATCTAATAATATCAAACACTTGGATGCTTTAGCAAGGCTTAAGTACTCAATACACTAGCTTAAGCAATTTAGCCGCAAGTCAGAAAAGCATGAAAACTTGACTGTGCTAACCCAAAAAAATCTGCTAGGGTTTTAAGATTAGTATTTTTATAACACGGCTGGGTAGAGACAAGAAGTGCCTGCTGTGTCATTTTTAGTTGGGCGCTTTCTTCACAGAGTACGGACAAGCATGGCAGTGTTGAAGGGACGAGATTTATTAAGTCTGGCAGATTTAAGTGCGAATGAAGTTCAAGAACTCCTGCAATTGGCAGCGCAGTTGAAATCTGAACAGGTGAACTTGCGGTGTAATAAAGTTTTAGGTCTTTTATTTTATAAAGCTTCCACTCGCACGCGGGTTAGTTTTTCTGTGGCGATGTATCAGCTGGGTGGGCAAGTAATCGATCTCAATACCAGTACCACTCAAGTGAGTCGCGGCGAACCCGTTGAGGACACAGCGCGGGTTTTAGATCGATATCTAGATATTTTGGCGATTCGAACATTTGAGCAGCAACAATTAGAAACCTTTGCCCACTATGCCAAGATTCCTGTGATTAATGCTTTGACTGATTTAGAGCATCCCTGTCAAATTTTGGCAGATTTACTGACAGTTCAAGAACGCTTTGGCAAACTCGCTGGCTTAACTTTAACCTATTTAGGCGACGGTAATAATGTCGCTCACTCGCTGCTATTAGGATGTGCGTTGGTAGGAATGAATGTTAAGATTGCCACTCCCCCAGGGTTTGAGCCTAATGCTGAGATTGTAGAGAAATCTAGGGCGATCGCACTTCCCCAAACAGAAATTATAGTAACTCATGACCCTGAAACCGCCGCAAAAGGAGCTGCTGTACTTTACACTGATGTCTGGGCAAGTATGGGTCAAGAGTCAGAATCTGATTCCCGAATTCCGGTATTTCAGCCTTATCAAGTGAATGAGCATCTGTTGAGTATTGCTGACCCAGAAGCAATTATTTTACATTGCTTACCAGCCCATCGGGGCGAAGAAATTACTAATGAAGTGATAGAAGGTTCCCAGTCACGAGTTTGGGATCAAGCAGAAAACCGCATGCATGCTCAAAAGGCTTTACTTGCAAGTTTGTTAGGAGTAGGGTGAGTCAATTTTGGATTTTAGATTTTAGATTTTGGATTGATCTGTACTATCTTCATAATTTTTTGCCAGTGGGGGCATTTTTGTAGTACGAATGTTCTATAGACCTTTGTGTGTCACCTGACGACAAATTTATGGAATCCCTCACCGAAGCTCAACAACAACTTTATGACTGGCTAGCAGAATATATTCAGCAGCACCAGCATTCGCCTTCAATTCGCCAAATGATGCAAGCGATGCAACTGAAGTCGCCAGCACCAATTCAAAGTCGATTAGAACATTTACGCACTAAAGGATATATTGAGTGGACAGAAGGCAAAGCACGAACGATTCGGATTTTACAACCACCAGTAAGGCAAGGTATCCCCGTTTTAGGCGCGATCGCTGCTGGTGGTTTAGTCGAACCGTTTGCTGATGCGGTGGAACAATTAGATTTTTCTAGTCTGTTTTTACCACCCAAAACTTTTGCCCTGCGAGTAGTGGGTGACAGCATGATCGAAGACTTGATTGCTGAGGGGGATGTGGCGATCATGCGTCCGGTGTCAGAACCAGATCAGCTGAAAAATGGGACGATTGTTGCTGCACGAGTAGATGGATACGGCACCACATTGAAGCGCTTTTATCGCCGAGGCGATCACGTCACACTCAAACCTGCAAATCCCAAGTACAAACCAATTGAAGTTGCTGCTATGCAAGTGCAGGTGCAAGGTGCACTCATTGGCGTGTGGCGGGGTTATAACTAGTCAGGAGTGAGTAGTGAGTAGTGAGTAGAGTTCATAATCAATGTATTTAACGCAGAGTCTAGTAAAGCGGCAATCAGGATTAAAATCAAGATTTCAGAGCCAACTGAAATTACTAGTTGCTGGCGAAAGTAAAGGCAGTTATCAGCCTAATTCATTACCTAAGACTCTGCCACTACCGGGATGTCCCAGAATACCACCGCTTATCCAATTGCGGCAGTATCAGCAACAAGCAGTCGCTAGCTGGTTTGCCAATCGTGGTAGAGGTACGCTGAAAATGGCTACTGGTAGTGGCAAGACGATTACAGCACTGGCGATCGCCAGTGAACTCTATCAAAAAATCGGCTTGCAAGTCTTGCTGGTAGTCTGCCCTTATCGGCATCTCGTTACTCAATGGGCGCGAGAATGCGAGAAATTTGGACTAGTGCCAATCCTGGCGTTTGAGAATGTACACAACTGGCAAAGTCAATTATCATCCGGGCTGTACAACGTGCATTCTGGCAATCAGCCCTTTCTTACACTCATCACCACAAACTCTACCCTGATGGGAGAAGGCTTCCAATCTCAGTTGAAGTACTTCCCTGATAAAACCTTAATTGTGGGAGACGAGGCACATAACTTAGGCGCACCACGCTTGGAACAAAGTTTACCTCGGGCAATTGGGCTGCGTCTCGGCTTATCTGCAACGCCAGAACGATATTTTGATCGGGAAGGTACGCAATTTATCTTTGATTACTTTGGTTCCGTCTTGCAGCCAGAACTTACCCTAGCAGATGCTATTCGGCAGGGGGCGCTAGTTCACTACCTTTATTATCCGATTCTTGTGGACTTAACAGAGTCTGAAGCTTATGCCTACGCGCGGTTAACAACCAGGATTGGATGGGCACTTGCCTCTAAGGAAGATGGTGCTGATAGTGATGCTCTGACACCATTATTAATGCAGAGAGCCAGGTTAATCGGAGCAGCAGCCAACAAGGTAGAAGCTTTACGGCAGTTAATGGTAAAGCGTTTAGATACTGATCGCACCTTGTTTTATTGTGGTGATGGTTCTGTAGAAGGGATAGTGAGTGCAGAAAGCACCAGGCAGCTGACAGCTGTGGTGAGAATGCTGGGTGCAGAATTAGGTTATCGAGTTAACACCTATACCGCAGACACACCCTTAGTACAACGAGAAAACTTGCGACGACAATTTGAAACAGGCGAGTTGCAAGGTTTGGTAGCAATTCGGTGTTTAGATGAGGGGGTAGATATTCCCGCAATTGAGACTGCTGTGATTCTTGCCAGTAGCAGCAATCCGCGCCAGTTTGTGCAGCGTCGGGGGCGAATTTTGCGTCCCTATCCTGGTAAAGAACGCGCCACCTTATATGACATGATTGTCTTGCCTCCAGAATTAGACAGACAAACTTGGGAGGTAGAACGCAACTTACTACGAAAAGAGTTAAAGCGATTTGTAGAGTTTGCAGATTTAGCTGACAACGCTGGAGAAGCCAGAATCAAGTTACTGAATTTACAGAAAAGATATGGCTTGTTAGATATCTAAGGATAAAGATTAGGCAGCTACAGGTATACACTGATTAACCCTTATCTGTGTTTATCTCTGTGCATTAGTGGTTGTTACTCTCTCGGTTATTCCTCACTGGAGTTTGTAAAATAAAAAATCTTAACGGTGTAACTAACCTATTTTTCTATTTAATGATATTATTTTATAATAGGGGTATTTCTACTCAATAATAAACGCCAATATTTCTATTATTAAGTAAACTTTATTCAATATTGCAATCATATCACTAAGCAGACAAAAACAAAAGTTTTTTTGAAATTGTTTTAATCCTAAATATCTAAGAACCAGGGGGCAATCGAGGGGAAAGTTTTCCTGGCAAGACAGCTATAGCCTAAGTAGCCATGCGGTCATGTAGATGTATAAAATATAGCTACATCTATTTGTTAACGCTATGACTAATGAATCGAGTATGAATGAGGTGCAGGAGCCAATTAGCACTGCTCCGGCGGAAGTCCGACAAATTATTGAGCGGGTATGGCAGGTAGAAAAAGGCAGATTGGACAAGAAAAGTCTAAGTCATATTAATGACGATATCTTGAAAATAGTGAAGGAAGTTGTGCAATGAAGCTGACTTCCATCAAACTTTGCAACTTTCGTCAGTTTTATGGCAAGACACCAGAGATTTTGCTGGCGTGGGGAAACGAGTGTAACACTACAGTAATTCACGGCAATAACGGAGCGGGAAAAACCGGGTTGCTAAATGCCTTTACTTGGGTATTGTATGAGAAATTTAGTGCTGCTTTTGCTTCAGTTGAGCAGCTGGTAAATAAGCGAGCGATCGCCGAAGCTCAACTCGGAGATGCGATTGAATGCTGGGTAGAAGTTGGTTGGGAGCATGACGGTAAACGCTACCTTGCTAAGCGGATGTGCCGTGTCTATAAGAATGAAACTGACTTTGACGCTGGTAAGAGTGAATTGTATATGCAGGTAGCTGGGGATGATGGACGTTGGTATCTACCACCACAGCAACCGGATGAAATCATTAATCAAATTTTACCAAGTAGTTTACATCAATATTTCTTCTTTGATGGAGAGCGGATTGAGCAGATTGTCCGCTCTGATAAAAAAGCTGAAATTGCCGAAGCTACCAAAATGCTGCTGGGTGTGGAGGTGTTAAATCGTTCCATCAGACATCTGGGGGAAGCGAAGAAAACTCTGGAAAACGAGTTAAAAGCAATTGGTGGTTCGGAAACTAAACAGTTATTAAAAAAGCAGGAAAAAATTAATCAGGAGAGCGAGCGAATAATTAATCGTCAGAGTGAAATCAATCAAGAATTGGAATATCAACAAACGCTAAAAAAAGAAACTAGCAATCGCTTAAGAGAACTCAGCGCTGCCAAAGTATTGCAAGAAAGACAGCAGGAGCTAGAGAGATTGAAAAAGTTAAACCAAGATAATTTAAAACAAAGTAAGGAAGCACTGAAACGAGCAATTTCAGCTAGAGGGTATACGGTATTCTTGTCAGAGACGACAACTCAGTTCCGTTCAATCGTGAATGATTTAAGGCAGCGAGGTGAATTAACTGCTGGAATTTCCCGAGAATTTGTCAATGAGTTACTGATTCAGCAATGCTGCATTTGTGGTGCCGAACTGCATGAGGGTAGTTCTACCTGTGAAAGCGTGAGAAGCTGGTTAGATAGAGCGGGTTCTTCGGCTGTGGAGGAAACGGCTATCCGTATGAGTGCTCAAGTTGATGAAATTGATAAGCAAGCAGCAGCATTTTGGGAAGAAATTGACACAGAGCAAACGAGGGTTACTCAGTTAAGGCAAGTTATTAACCAAATTGAAACTGAGTTAGATAGTATTCAAGAACGATTGAGAGCAGATCCGAGTGAAGAAATTCGGAACCTGCAAAAGCGGCTAGATGAAATTGAAGCAAAAATTCGAGAGTTGACACTAGAACAGGGAGCCAATCAGCAGCAAATTGCTAATCTAAATGCTGAAATTGAAACCTTGGGTAAACAAATTGCTAAGCAAAAAATGAATGAGGAGAAGCAAGCACTTGCTCAACGACGGATTGTAGCAACCCAAGATGCAATTGAGCGGTTAATTGAAGTGAGATATCGCCAAGAGCGACAGTTTCGCTTGCAGTTGGAAAAGAGAGTAAAAGAAATATTTCGGGAAATTTCATTTACGCCTTATCTACCTAGAATTAGTGAAAAGTATGAGTTAACACTAGTAGAAAATACGGCAGGTTTAGAGGCACCTGTTGCAGCTTCCACTGGAGAGAATCAAATTCTCAGCTTATCCTTTATTGCTAGCATCATTGACAGGGTAAGGGAATGGAGTGAAAGAAAAATGCTGATGGTTCCAGATAGCAGCACGTTCCCGATTGTAATGGATTCGCCATTTGGAAGTTTGGATGAAATTTATCGGCGGCAAATTGCGAAGACGATTCCTAAATTAGCTAATCAGTTAGTGGTTTTAGTTACTAAGACGCAGTGGCGTGGTGAAGTTGCAGCAGAAATGGCAGACAGAATTGGCAGAGAATATGTACTTACTTATTATTCTTCTAAACCAGATTGCGAACAAGATGCAATTGAGTTAGGTGGTACACGCTATCCTTTAGTCAAGCAAAGCCCCAACGAGTTTGAATACACCGAAATTATCGAGGTGGAACGTTATAGTTAGCAGAAGTCTTGGCGACTGTAAGTCGCAGCTACACAGACAAAACTTGCCTACGTAGGTTTCAAAAACCCTAAATTTCCGTAATTAATATCAGGTTTTTTATGAGTATAGAAACTAAAGCAACTCTTGAAGATTTGTACCGCGTACCTGAAAATGGCAAAGCGGAGATTGTGAACGGAGAACTGGTGTTGATGTCTCCAACTGGTTTTCTGCCAGGACGTGCAGGGGGTGAAATATATGTAAGTCTGCGCGAGTATGAACGCCGCACTAAGAGCGGGTATGCTTTGCCTGATAATGTTGGTTTTATAGTTAATTTACCGAACCGTCGATCTTTCAGCCCTGATGCCGCATTCTACACGGGTAAACCTACAGGTGGTAAGTTTCTGAAAGGAGCGCCTGTTTTTGCTACTGAAGTGAGAAGTGAAAATGACTACGGTGATGCAGCAGAGGAAGCTATGGCAACCAAACGTCGAGATTACTTTGCTGCTGGTACTTTGGTGGTATGGGATGTAGACGTACTCAAAGAGGAAGTTGTCAGGGTGTATCGTGCCAGTAATCCTGAACAGCCGCAAGTCTATCATCGTGGTGAGGTAGCTGAAGCTGAACCCGCTGTGCCGGGGTGGGTAATGGCAGTGGAGGCTCTTTTTGTTTAGGTGTGGAGCGATCGCTTACTCCATAGGAGAATTTGAAGCAATTAAATTTTAAACAAAGGCATTGGATCATGATTGCCAATCCAGAACGAAATTATATAGCTCCCCAGGAATACCTGGAATGGGAAGAACACCAAGAAATTAAACACGAGTACGTCAACGGCGAAGTCTTTGCGATGACTGGGGGTACCATTCCCCATAACGAT
This window of the Chroococcidiopsis sp. CCMEE 29 genome carries:
- a CDS encoding plasmid pRiA4b ORF-3 family protein is translated as MTVNLNRIDSIKDYDEAIEALEEYVGEMVDEFTQSPEGKAYLKAHPEMEEYVGSWIDNLLYFGYAYESVTLPHMTKNHVEVIVTRLFPNKVSLLNPDEADTTIPELISFWQFLKREYKHPNATKILKFLEKIQPKFKGIMNDPSKFGMAKSFFTAGTAAGFDMTNEEGLKAFQEQYNQNIRESTANSPVPPGFGMLLSNVNLQRENPPEATPQPAELQDLLNSLASAIAQNSSPSPESPSDSINNFSQQLRASMWQSVAEELQSLSEEAIALLKQQTITETEPGTILQDFQTLLDFVGNAGIAVSGTQHLLPLKSLADLNQRLSEPIQTDLKRPQQKSYPPINGLYLLLRASGVGQIVSQGKKHLLVLNPELLQSWNSLNPTERYFTLLEAWLIRAHEEMVGERRSSLNEGTKCIQYWPRIPDKGQKIRSYAEQQSLSYWPELHNLALMKLFGLLHVESGKPEAGKGWRVKTVKQLPFGDALMQVIVRAFVEHGMEWGSEENSSVSFGELQPALQPYFPEWQNTLAIPEHEFRSGVYVFKLYFGKIWRRIAISSQMTLADLSSLILESVNFDSDHLDMFTYKNQIGRTVEISHPYADGSPSTTEVCIGDLPLSEGAAMTYVFDFGDWWEFNVQLEKIQSDDSRVNYGAIIESYGAVPPQYPDWDDTDND
- the lexA gene encoding transcriptional repressor LexA, with amino-acid sequence MESLTEAQQQLYDWLAEYIQQHQHSPSIRQMMQAMQLKSPAPIQSRLEHLRTKGYIEWTEGKARTIRILQPPVRQGIPVLGAIAAGGLVEPFADAVEQLDFSSLFLPPKTFALRVVGDSMIEDLIAEGDVAIMRPVSEPDQLKNGTIVAARVDGYGTTLKRFYRRGDHVTLKPANPKYKPIEVAAMQVQVQGALIGVWRGYN
- a CDS encoding DNA phosphorothioation system restriction enzyme, which codes for MYLTQSLVKRQSGLKSRFQSQLKLLVAGESKGSYQPNSLPKTLPLPGCPRIPPLIQLRQYQQQAVASWFANRGRGTLKMATGSGKTITALAIASELYQKIGLQVLLVVCPYRHLVTQWARECEKFGLVPILAFENVHNWQSQLSSGLYNVHSGNQPFLTLITTNSTLMGEGFQSQLKYFPDKTLIVGDEAHNLGAPRLEQSLPRAIGLRLGLSATPERYFDREGTQFIFDYFGSVLQPELTLADAIRQGALVHYLYYPILVDLTESEAYAYARLTTRIGWALASKEDGADSDALTPLLMQRARLIGAAANKVEALRQLMVKRLDTDRTLFYCGDGSVEGIVSAESTRQLTAVVRMLGAELGYRVNTYTADTPLVQRENLRRQFETGELQGLVAIRCLDEGVDIPAIETAVILASSSNPRQFVQRRGRILRPYPGKERATLYDMIVLPPELDRQTWEVERNLLRKELKRFVEFADLADNAGEARIKLLNLQKRYGLLDI
- a CDS encoding AAA family ATPase encodes the protein MELFSSDRQSTANSSPLADRMRPRTLDEFVGQDHAIAPGRLLRRAIEADQLSSVIFAGPPGTGKTTLARIIANTTRAHFITINAVLAGIKEIRAAIETAQDRAAKHKQRTILFVDEVHRFNKSQQDALLPWVENGTVILIGATTENPYFEVNKALVSRSRIFQLKPLGDRDLYRIAEQALSDPERGYGKLKVQVEPDALAHLVNVANGDARSLLNALELAVETTSPDRRGVVHITLAVAEESIQQRAVLYDKEGDAHFDTISAFIKSVRGSDPDAALYWLARMVYAGEDPRFILRRLSILASEDVGLADPNAVVVVNACAQAFDRVGMPEGRYHLAQATLYLATAPKSNSLMGFFDALAAVEKEREADVPSHLKDSNRDRQGFGHGAGYLYPHAYREHWVAQQYLPAFLQGQVFYQPSAQGFEGKIQAAVMRRREAQLAAMVSDSQIAPVEILTFSPSARQSQRWLQRTLSQVGEQLASICDRVFELAQPQRHHVILDVNASGGLLVWEALRHAPEGGVYAVVRNEQQAKAIQEQAEKLPHLMRPVTVAATLVELPNKLASIAPNVFFDSIVGRNALANELDKAAVVQQLLQLLQPSGVLVLAETVTRHTQRLYRLFDAARLDAKLYERLAAAEEEIYANPADPMVNWDVEDLRLALKAVGVTVKITLEHYPTQLYVSSDLLNRWFSANAALTKRPAYVEYLSRYLSAPEISLVRAEFERSLLNRTVGWSSTVAFVKAIPC
- a CDS encoding AAA family ATPase; protein product: MKLTSIKLCNFRQFYGKTPEILLAWGNECNTTVIHGNNGAGKTGLLNAFTWVLYEKFSAAFASVEQLVNKRAIAEAQLGDAIECWVEVGWEHDGKRYLAKRMCRVYKNETDFDAGKSELYMQVAGDDGRWYLPPQQPDEIINQILPSSLHQYFFFDGERIEQIVRSDKKAEIAEATKMLLGVEVLNRSIRHLGEAKKTLENELKAIGGSETKQLLKKQEKINQESERIINRQSEINQELEYQQTLKKETSNRLRELSAAKVLQERQQELERLKKLNQDNLKQSKEALKRAISARGYTVFLSETTTQFRSIVNDLRQRGELTAGISREFVNELLIQQCCICGAELHEGSSTCESVRSWLDRAGSSAVEETAIRMSAQVDEIDKQAAAFWEEIDTEQTRVTQLRQVINQIETELDSIQERLRADPSEEIRNLQKRLDEIEAKIRELTLEQGANQQQIANLNAEIETLGKQIAKQKMNEEKQALAQRRIVATQDAIERLIEVRYRQERQFRLQLEKRVKEIFREISFTPYLPRISEKYELTLVENTAGLEAPVAASTGENQILSLSFIASIIDRVREWSERKMLMVPDSSTFPIVMDSPFGSLDEIYRRQIAKTIPKLANQLVVLVTKTQWRGEVAAEMADRIGREYVLTYYSSKPDCEQDAIELGGTRYPLVKQSPNEFEYTEIIEVERYS
- the argF gene encoding ornithine carbamoyltransferase, which codes for MAVLKGRDLLSLADLSANEVQELLQLAAQLKSEQVNLRCNKVLGLLFYKASTRTRVSFSVAMYQLGGQVIDLNTSTTQVSRGEPVEDTARVLDRYLDILAIRTFEQQQLETFAHYAKIPVINALTDLEHPCQILADLLTVQERFGKLAGLTLTYLGDGNNVAHSLLLGCALVGMNVKIATPPGFEPNAEIVEKSRAIALPQTEIIVTHDPETAAKGAAVLYTDVWASMGQESESDSRIPVFQPYQVNEHLLSIADPEAIILHCLPAHRGEEITNEVIEGSQSRVWDQAENRMHAQKALLASLLGVG
- a CDS encoding S-layer homology domain-containing protein, which produces MRQFASTLCMVVFLQGLPAIVQAQTQPLPPTQPAAPTPPNPIEQVVAAGLMTNLPDGQFHPERFISRAELASILVKAFGLDKRAVANQPTSVEVKDVPSTHPAFNDIQTVLKAGIMKGYRDNMFFPNQRVSRAEAFAIIAQAYGVFQFPENTVAEILAPYPDAASLPDWAKKSWATALNSGFVNVDAQNNISPLQPMTRGDMAYALSKYLAEQQAP